A genomic segment from Bradyrhizobium diazoefficiens USDA 110 encodes:
- a CDS encoding molybdate ABC transporter substrate-binding protein has product MTTVNILSGGAAQGLVRGLSEAFKTQTGFGIDGEFGAVGIMADKLRASTPADLVILTQALLAKLAEEKLVVPSSIADVGRVETALAVRNRDPKVAVKTEADLREVLRAADAIYVPDTRASTAGQHVAKILDQLGIAYEVASRLKIFPNGATAMRELATSTAQRPLGCTQATEIIATDGIVLSGSLPPGCELMTMYTAGVTTQAAHPKETAALIALLTGADRKELRERAGFAG; this is encoded by the coding sequence GTGACGACAGTGAATATTCTGAGCGGCGGCGCGGCGCAAGGCCTGGTGCGCGGCCTCAGCGAGGCCTTCAAGACGCAGACCGGGTTCGGCATCGACGGCGAGTTCGGTGCGGTCGGTATCATGGCCGACAAGCTGCGTGCGAGCACGCCGGCCGATCTCGTCATATTAACGCAGGCGTTGCTCGCGAAACTTGCCGAGGAGAAGCTCGTCGTCCCCTCCTCGATCGCAGATGTCGGCAGAGTTGAAACCGCGCTGGCGGTCCGCAACCGCGATCCCAAGGTGGCCGTGAAGACTGAAGCCGACCTGCGCGAGGTCCTGCGTGCCGCAGACGCCATCTATGTGCCCGACACCAGGGCTTCGACCGCGGGCCAGCACGTCGCAAAGATCCTGGATCAGCTCGGCATCGCCTACGAGGTCGCATCGCGCCTCAAGATATTCCCCAACGGCGCGACCGCGATGCGGGAGCTTGCGACATCCACCGCGCAAAGACCGCTCGGTTGCACCCAGGCGACCGAGATCATCGCGACCGACGGCATTGTGCTGTCGGGATCGCTGCCGCCGGGCTGCGAACTGATGACGATGTACACGGCCGGCGTGACCACGCAGGCCGCACATCCGAAGGAAACCGCCGCGCTGATCGCTTTGCTGACAGGCGCGGATCGAAAGGAGCTGCGCGAGCGCGCGGGCTTTGCTGGCTAG
- a CDS encoding HlyD family secretion protein: protein MLELLLCATFTILPDYLYRRYRQGKRIGREITLYSVWFELRFGIVACLMLTVSLITMIFYFHPSTSSATMFYRTVPIMTEVNGRVAEVHVDVSADVKQGDVIFRLDSAKQEASLLRAKRKVAEVDAAMLSAQADVMKAEGQLQEAKGSLQQAQDELDTKTELQKRNPGIVPQRDIEKLGVAVAGRQGSLDAATASKQSASTRLNDLLPAEKASAEAALAEAQVDLDKTFIRAGVDGRVEQFGLKPGDIVTPNMRTAGVLIPEGAGRRALMAGFGQIEAQVLKVGMVAEATCISKPWTIIPMVVTSVQDYIAAGQFRGGEQLIEAQQVARPGTILVFMEPIYKGGLEGVTPGSSCVANAYTSNHDRIEDKQTGTLKRFALHAVDATGIVHAMLLRIQALVLPVQTLVLSGH from the coding sequence ATGCTTGAACTCCTCCTCTGCGCCACCTTCACCATCCTTCCGGACTATCTCTATCGTCGCTATCGGCAGGGAAAGCGCATAGGGCGTGAAATCACGCTCTATTCAGTCTGGTTCGAACTGCGGTTTGGCATCGTCGCCTGTCTGATGCTGACGGTGTCGCTGATCACAATGATCTTCTATTTTCATCCATCGACCTCGTCGGCGACGATGTTCTATCGGACCGTCCCGATCATGACGGAAGTCAACGGCCGGGTTGCCGAGGTTCACGTCGATGTCAGTGCGGACGTCAAGCAAGGCGACGTGATTTTCAGGCTCGACAGCGCCAAGCAGGAAGCTTCGCTTCTGAGAGCCAAGCGCAAGGTGGCCGAAGTCGATGCCGCTATGCTGTCGGCGCAGGCCGATGTGATGAAGGCGGAAGGCCAGCTTCAGGAGGCAAAAGGCTCGCTGCAGCAAGCGCAGGACGAACTTGATACCAAAACTGAATTGCAGAAGCGCAACCCTGGAATCGTTCCGCAGCGCGACATCGAAAAGCTTGGTGTGGCGGTTGCAGGTCGTCAGGGCTCCCTCGACGCCGCGACCGCCTCCAAGCAATCCGCCTCGACGCGGTTGAACGATCTGCTACCGGCGGAGAAGGCAAGCGCTGAGGCAGCATTGGCCGAAGCCCAGGTCGATCTGGACAAAACTTTCATTCGCGCCGGCGTTGACGGACGGGTCGAGCAGTTCGGACTGAAGCCGGGCGATATCGTCACTCCAAATATGCGCACGGCCGGTGTGCTGATTCCGGAGGGCGCCGGACGGCGTGCTTTAATGGCCGGATTTGGGCAGATCGAGGCTCAGGTTTTGAAGGTCGGAATGGTTGCCGAGGCCACCTGCATCTCCAAGCCATGGACGATCATTCCCATGGTGGTGACCAGCGTGCAGGACTACATCGCGGCGGGCCAATTCAGGGGCGGCGAACAACTGATTGAGGCGCAGCAGGTTGCGCGTCCAGGCACCATTCTCGTCTTCATGGAGCCGATCTACAAGGGCGGGCTGGAGGGCGTGACGCCCGGCAGCAGCTGTGTCGCCAATGCCTACACCAGCAATCACGATAGGATTGAGGACAAGCAGACGGGCACGCTTAAGCGCTTTGCCCTGCACGCTGTCGACGCTACCGGCATCGTGCACGCCATGCTGCTGCGCATCCAGGCGCTGGTGCTACCGGTCCAGACGCTGGTGCTGAGCGGACATTGA
- a CDS encoding (2Fe-2S)-binding protein codes for MPIQFQLNGTATAVDADPDQRLLDVLRGRLGVTGPHFGCGANECGACYVMVDGRAMASCDMPMWSVAGKDVVTIEGLGTTEQPHALQRAFISEQAMQCGYCVSGILISAAALLKRNPSPTEAEVRTALDRNLCRCGSHNRMVRAVLRAASEMATP; via the coding sequence ATGCCGATTCAATTCCAGCTCAACGGCACGGCGACGGCTGTGGACGCTGATCCAGATCAGAGGCTGCTCGATGTTCTGCGCGGCCGCCTCGGCGTTACCGGTCCGCATTTTGGCTGTGGTGCCAATGAGTGCGGGGCCTGTTACGTCATGGTGGACGGCCGCGCGATGGCCTCCTGCGACATGCCGATGTGGTCGGTTGCCGGCAAAGACGTCGTCACGATCGAAGGCCTCGGCACGACGGAGCAGCCACACGCCTTGCAACGCGCCTTCATCTCCGAACAGGCGATGCAATGCGGCTATTGTGTTTCGGGAATCCTGATCAGTGCGGCGGCCCTGCTGAAGCGCAATCCGTCGCCGACGGAGGCTGAGGTCAGAACGGCGCTTGACCGCAACCTGTGCCGCTGCGGATCGCATAACCGCATGGTCCGCGCCGTGCTGCGCGCGGCCTCGGAGATGGCCACCCCATGA
- a CDS encoding xanthine dehydrogenase family protein molybdopterin-binding subunit, protein MTPPAPKLPVSLVTSPRLSSWVRFTGDGRVAISPGKVEIGQGIVTALAQIAADELDVDIGRIEMIRASTATSPNEGVTSGSLSIQQSGRALRHVCAEVRQIFLAAASERLGVDASRLDVDDGTISGPGNVRTSYWELAGDVSLDQDATAGATAKAAATRAVAGHSIQRVDIPDKVFARPRFIHDHALPELLHGRVLRPDISGAKLTALDETAVRTVPGLVAIARDGSFAGVVADSEVAAESALNALRKGATWSAGEPLPDENDLAGFLKSQPVETTTIDTRSAASPQKAARTLRRQYTRPYIAHASIAPSCAMARWEGDRVHVWTHSQGVYLLRADLAIVLRLPAENIVVEHMEGAGCYGHNAADDVALDAVLLAKAVDGRPVRVQWSRHDEMSHAPFGAAMAIEIEADLDADNEIVGWRHAIWSNGHAARPGRAAQPALLAATEIANPYPRMISTNPPAANGGGGDRNSVPLYDLPAWTITSHRLLTMPVRTSALRTLGGQGNVFAIESLLDEIAALRGEDPVAFRLRHLRDERAKDVIRAAARRAQWKPQKRTGIGHGVGFARYKNTGAYCAAIAEIEGTDDIRVRRLTLAVDVGEAINPDGVINQIEGGAIQATSWVLKERVRFDRIRITSTSWTDYPILTSSEAPAVDVEIIQRPEIEPVGAGEAAHGPVTAAIANAVHDCLGVRVRDLPITRDKIIAAMELAS, encoded by the coding sequence ATGACGCCCCCTGCCCCGAAACTGCCGGTCAGCCTCGTGACCAGTCCAAGACTGTCGTCCTGGGTGCGGTTCACCGGCGACGGCCGCGTCGCGATCTCGCCCGGCAAGGTCGAGATCGGCCAGGGCATCGTCACGGCGCTGGCCCAGATCGCCGCGGACGAGCTCGACGTCGATATCGGCCGAATCGAAATGATCCGCGCCTCGACCGCAACCAGCCCGAACGAAGGCGTCACCTCGGGCAGCCTTTCGATCCAGCAATCCGGCCGCGCGCTGCGACACGTTTGCGCCGAAGTGCGCCAGATCTTCCTCGCCGCAGCGTCGGAGCGGCTCGGCGTCGATGCCTCGCGGCTCGATGTCGATGACGGCACGATCTCAGGTCCCGGCAATGTCAGGACCAGCTATTGGGAGCTGGCGGGCGACGTCTCGCTCGACCAGGATGCCACTGCTGGCGCGACTGCGAAGGCCGCCGCCACGCGTGCCGTAGCAGGACATTCGATCCAGCGCGTGGACATTCCCGACAAGGTGTTCGCACGGCCGCGCTTCATCCACGACCATGCGCTGCCGGAACTGTTGCACGGCCGCGTGCTGCGGCCGGACATCTCGGGCGCCAAATTGACCGCGCTCGACGAAACAGCCGTGCGCACCGTTCCGGGCCTCGTCGCGATCGCTCGCGACGGCAGTTTCGCCGGCGTGGTCGCCGACAGCGAGGTGGCGGCGGAATCCGCGCTGAATGCCCTGCGCAAGGGCGCGACATGGTCGGCCGGCGAACCGCTGCCCGACGAAAACGATCTGGCGGGCTTCCTGAAGAGCCAACCGGTCGAGACGACCACCATCGACACCAGATCGGCCGCGTCGCCACAGAAGGCCGCGCGCACTCTCCGCCGGCAATACACCCGCCCCTATATCGCGCATGCCTCGATCGCGCCGTCCTGTGCGATGGCGCGGTGGGAGGGCGATCGTGTCCACGTCTGGACCCACAGCCAGGGCGTCTATCTGCTGCGCGCCGATCTCGCGATCGTGCTCAGGCTGCCGGCAGAAAACATCGTCGTCGAGCACATGGAGGGCGCCGGCTGCTACGGGCACAATGCGGCCGACGACGTCGCGCTCGATGCCGTGCTGCTGGCGAAAGCGGTCGACGGCCGTCCGGTCCGGGTGCAGTGGTCGCGCCACGACGAGATGTCCCACGCGCCGTTCGGCGCGGCCATGGCCATCGAGATCGAGGCCGATCTCGATGCGGACAACGAGATCGTCGGCTGGCGCCATGCGATCTGGAGCAACGGCCACGCGGCGCGGCCGGGACGCGCGGCACAGCCGGCGCTGCTCGCGGCAACCGAGATCGCAAATCCCTATCCGCGCATGATCTCGACGAACCCGCCGGCGGCCAATGGCGGCGGCGGCGACCGCAATTCCGTTCCGCTCTATGACCTCCCGGCCTGGACGATCACGAGCCACCGCCTGCTGACCATGCCGGTGCGCACCTCGGCGCTGCGGACCCTGGGCGGGCAAGGCAACGTGTTCGCGATCGAATCCCTGCTCGACGAGATCGCCGCCCTGCGCGGCGAAGATCCGGTCGCGTTTCGTCTGCGCCATCTGCGCGATGAGCGCGCGAAGGACGTCATTCGCGCCGCAGCCCGACGCGCGCAGTGGAAGCCGCAGAAGCGAACCGGTATCGGCCACGGCGTCGGTTTTGCGCGCTACAAGAACACGGGCGCCTATTGCGCCGCGATTGCCGAGATCGAAGGCACCGACGATATCCGCGTGAGGCGGCTGACGCTGGCGGTCGATGTCGGCGAAGCCATCAACCCCGACGGCGTGATCAACCAGATCGAAGGCGGCGCGATCCAGGCGACGAGCTGGGTGTTGAAGGAGCGCGTCCGCTTCGACCGCATACGCATCACATCGACATCGTGGACCGACTATCCGATCCTGACCTCCAGCGAGGCGCCGGCGGTGGATGTCGAGATCATCCAGCGGCCGGAGATCGAGCCGGTCGGCGCCGGCGAAGCCGCACACGGCCCGGTGACGGCGGCGATCGCGAACGCGGTCCACGATTGCCTCGGCGTGCGCGTGCGCGACCTGCCGATCACGCGCGACAAGATCATCGCAGCCATGGAGCTTGCATCGTGA